A DNA window from Christiangramia salexigens contains the following coding sequences:
- a CDS encoding polysaccharide biosynthesis C-terminal domain-containing protein yields the protein MGIIVNQSFKNMVTTYIGFGIGAINTLFLFTYFLEKEYYGLVSYLLSASNLIWPFLVFGVHSTLIKFFTSYKTRADQDKLLNLVLILPAIVSLILGLIGLWTYDYLLDYFAGENELVQPYIWIIFLVALATAYFELFFSWSKIYYKSVFGNLMKEVFHRLCISLLLVGVFLKWVSVENFIYGMAGVYMFRTLIMAAYAFSLHPPALNLKLPNNLSPVLKYSALILLAASVATVLLDLDKVMIEYYLPIENVAIYGIAVYIATVISVPQKAMHQITNPLTAEMLNNRDKEGLKDIYQKSSLNLLIISGLIFIWIITNVNDLYKLMPEEYGISIFVVLLISLVKLFDNLLGNNNSIIFNSDYYRIVLGIGVILVILAFIFNLIFIPVFGIDGAALASFLAFVMYNSSKLFIVFKKFKIHPFTEYTGWTLAITAVFCLIFYFWEFPFHPLLSIILKGSISGLIYIYLIYHFKFSPEINQILNKYLKRS from the coding sequence ATGGGAATAATAGTAAATCAGTCCTTTAAGAATATGGTAACGACCTATATCGGGTTCGGGATAGGAGCGATTAATACTTTATTCTTATTTACATATTTTCTCGAAAAGGAATATTACGGACTGGTTAGTTATTTACTTTCAGCGTCAAATTTAATCTGGCCATTCCTGGTTTTTGGAGTGCATAGTACCTTAATTAAATTTTTCACTTCTTATAAAACGAGGGCAGATCAGGATAAACTATTAAACCTGGTTTTGATCCTTCCGGCAATTGTTTCTTTGATCTTAGGATTAATAGGTTTATGGACCTATGATTATCTATTGGACTATTTTGCAGGCGAAAATGAACTGGTTCAACCTTATATATGGATCATTTTCCTTGTTGCCCTGGCCACGGCTTATTTCGAATTATTCTTTTCCTGGTCTAAGATCTATTATAAAAGTGTTTTTGGAAACCTGATGAAAGAAGTTTTTCATCGTTTATGCATAAGCCTGCTTTTAGTTGGGGTATTCTTAAAATGGGTTAGCGTAGAAAATTTTATTTATGGAATGGCCGGGGTTTATATGTTTAGAACACTTATAATGGCTGCGTATGCATTTTCGCTACATCCACCGGCACTTAACCTAAAATTGCCAAATAATCTTTCTCCGGTGCTTAAATATTCAGCTTTGATTTTATTAGCCGCATCTGTGGCTACGGTTCTTCTGGATTTGGATAAAGTGATGATAGAATACTATCTGCCTATAGAAAATGTTGCTATATATGGTATAGCGGTGTATATAGCCACAGTGATCTCGGTTCCCCAAAAAGCCATGCATCAGATCACTAATCCATTAACTGCCGAAATGCTTAATAACAGAGATAAAGAAGGCTTAAAAGACATCTATCAAAAAAGCTCATTGAATCTGCTTATTATAAGTGGTTTGATCTTTATATGGATCATAACAAATGTAAATGACCTTTATAAATTGATGCCCGAAGAATACGGCATCAGTATTTTTGTAGTTCTTTTAATCTCTCTGGTCAAGCTATTTGATAATTTGCTCGGGAATAATAACAGTATCATTTTTAATTCTGATTATTATAGAATTGTATTAGGAATAGGCGTGATACTCGTAATACTGGCATTTATTTTTAATTTGATCTTTATTCCTGTATTTGGTATAGATGGAGCGGCCTTAGCCAGCTTTTTGGCTTTTGTGATGTATAACTCGTCAAAACTATTTATTGTATTTAAAAAATTCAAAATTCATCCATTTACCGAATATACCGGATGGACTTTGGCTATAACAGCAGTTTTTTGTCTGATTTTTTATTTCTGGGAGTTTCCTTTTCATCCGTTACTAAGTATAATATTAAAGGGAAGTATAAGCGGATTGATCTATATATATCTTATCTATCATTTTAAGTTTTCTCCTGAAATAAATCAGATCCTAAATAAATATCTTAAGAGGTCATAA
- the uvrA gene encoding excinuclease ABC subunit UvrA has protein sequence MTVDITKVDPKKNIIIKGAKLHNLKNINAVIPRNKLVVITGLSGSGKSSLAFDTLYAEGQRRYVESLSSYARQFLGRLNKPKVDYIKGIAPAIAIEQKVNSTNPRSTVGTSTEIYDYLKLLFARIGRTYSPVSGNEVKKDTVTDVINYIKQFPEREKLLLLSPIHLEEGRSLEKKIKVLAQQGYSRLKIGDKVVRIDETDLSKLKEEDTSLVVDRIITKDDEDFYNRLADAAEAAFFEGKGELYIETLKDGSQRHFSNKFELDGISFLEPNIHLFSFNNPYGACPKCEGYGDVIGIDEELVIPNTGLSVYENAIFPWRGESMSWYRDQLVNNSHKFDFPIHKPYFELSPEQKDLIWNGNKYFEGINQFFEFLESKAYKIQNRVMLSRYRGKTRCSVCKGKRLRPEAQYVKVGGYSITDLVEKPLDQVREFFNQLELNEYDKKIAKRLLTEIRNRLEFLSQVGLDYLTLNRKSNSLSGGESQRINLATSLGSSLVGSMYILDEPSIGLHPKDTEKLIGVLQHLRDLGNTVIVVEHDEEIMNAADEIIDIGPKAGTNGGYVVATGKMKDILKSDSLTAGYLNGKLEIEIPEKRRTSKNKIKVKGARENNLKNIDVEFQLGVFTAITGVSGSGKSTLVKKILYPAIQKEISGYGEKAGQFNGIEGSFKNLGTVEFVDQNPIGRSSRSNPVTYIKAYDDIRNLFADQRLSKLRNFKAKHFSFNVDAGRCETCKGEGEVTIEMQFMADVHLECETCNGKRFKKEVLEVTFHDKNIDDILNMTIDDATKFFENHNQDKIVKKLKPLKDVGLGYVQLGQSSSTLSGGEAQRIKLASFLVKGNTKTKALFIFDEPTTGLHIHDIKKLLKSFNALIAKGHTVIVIEHNMDLVKCADYVIDLGLEGGENGGYVIGTGTPEELIKIKESYTAKYLKEKL, from the coding sequence ATGACAGTAGATATCACCAAAGTAGATCCTAAGAAAAATATAATCATTAAAGGTGCGAAACTGCACAATCTGAAAAACATCAATGCTGTAATTCCACGTAATAAACTAGTTGTTATTACCGGTCTTTCAGGTTCAGGAAAGTCCAGTCTTGCATTCGATACTTTATATGCAGAAGGCCAAAGGCGCTACGTAGAAAGCCTAAGTTCTTATGCCCGTCAATTTCTTGGAAGGCTAAATAAACCTAAGGTCGATTACATTAAAGGAATCGCGCCTGCCATTGCTATAGAGCAAAAGGTAAATTCAACCAACCCTCGATCCACTGTAGGCACTTCTACTGAAATATATGATTATCTAAAATTGCTTTTTGCCCGAATAGGCAGAACCTATTCTCCAGTGTCTGGAAACGAGGTGAAAAAAGATACGGTCACAGATGTAATAAATTATATCAAGCAGTTTCCAGAAAGAGAAAAATTACTTCTTCTCTCCCCTATCCATTTGGAGGAAGGTCGTTCCCTGGAGAAAAAGATAAAGGTATTAGCTCAACAGGGTTACAGCCGACTTAAAATTGGTGATAAGGTTGTTAGAATAGATGAAACCGATCTGTCAAAATTGAAAGAAGAAGACACCTCTTTAGTTGTAGACAGGATCATTACCAAAGATGATGAAGACTTTTATAATCGTCTTGCCGATGCCGCAGAAGCAGCATTCTTTGAAGGTAAAGGTGAATTATATATTGAAACACTCAAAGATGGTAGTCAAAGACACTTCAGCAATAAGTTTGAACTTGACGGGATAAGTTTTCTTGAACCGAATATACACCTTTTTAGCTTTAATAATCCTTATGGAGCCTGTCCAAAATGTGAAGGTTATGGTGATGTAATTGGAATAGACGAAGAACTCGTAATACCAAATACCGGACTCTCAGTCTATGAAAATGCTATCTTCCCATGGAGAGGCGAAAGTATGAGTTGGTACAGAGATCAGCTCGTAAACAATTCCCATAAATTCGATTTCCCTATTCATAAACCATATTTTGAGCTCTCTCCTGAGCAGAAAGATCTGATTTGGAATGGTAACAAATATTTTGAAGGAATAAATCAATTCTTTGAATTTCTGGAAAGTAAGGCTTATAAAATTCAAAACAGGGTCATGCTTTCACGCTATAGAGGAAAAACCAGATGTTCTGTTTGTAAAGGAAAAAGATTAAGACCGGAGGCTCAATATGTGAAAGTTGGTGGTTACAGTATAACTGATCTTGTTGAAAAACCTCTGGATCAGGTTCGTGAATTTTTTAATCAGTTAGAATTAAATGAGTACGATAAAAAGATCGCAAAACGATTACTGACTGAGATACGGAACAGGCTTGAATTTCTATCGCAAGTAGGTTTGGATTACCTAACCTTGAATAGAAAATCGAATTCACTGTCGGGAGGGGAATCCCAAAGAATAAACCTTGCCACTTCTTTAGGAAGTAGTCTTGTAGGTTCTATGTACATTTTAGATGAGCCATCCATTGGTCTGCATCCAAAAGATACTGAGAAACTAATTGGCGTTCTGCAACACCTAAGAGATCTGGGCAATACGGTAATTGTGGTAGAACATGATGAAGAGATCATGAACGCGGCAGATGAGATCATTGATATTGGCCCAAAAGCCGGAACAAATGGAGGGTATGTTGTAGCTACAGGCAAAATGAAAGATATCCTCAAATCTGATTCTCTTACGGCTGGTTACCTAAACGGAAAACTAGAGATCGAGATTCCCGAAAAACGTCGAACTTCTAAAAACAAAATAAAGGTAAAAGGTGCAAGGGAGAACAACCTGAAAAATATCGATGTGGAATTCCAACTTGGAGTATTTACTGCTATAACAGGAGTTTCGGGTAGTGGTAAAAGCACACTCGTTAAGAAGATCCTTTACCCTGCCATTCAGAAAGAAATTAGTGGTTATGGTGAAAAAGCGGGACAATTCAATGGTATTGAAGGAAGTTTTAAAAATCTGGGAACCGTAGAATTTGTAGACCAGAATCCAATTGGGCGGTCTTCAAGATCAAATCCGGTTACCTACATTAAAGCTTATGATGATATCCGTAATCTTTTTGCAGACCAGAGACTTTCCAAACTTCGGAATTTCAAAGCCAAGCATTTTTCTTTCAATGTTGATGCAGGTAGATGCGAAACCTGCAAGGGAGAAGGTGAAGTTACCATAGAAATGCAATTTATGGCAGACGTTCATCTGGAATGCGAAACCTGTAATGGTAAGCGTTTCAAGAAGGAGGTCCTGGAAGTCACTTTTCATGATAAGAATATTGATGATATTCTGAATATGACCATTGACGATGCTACTAAATTCTTTGAAAATCATAATCAGGATAAAATAGTTAAGAAATTAAAGCCATTGAAAGATGTTGGTCTGGGATATGTTCAATTAGGACAAAGCTCTTCCACCCTGTCTGGAGGTGAAGCTCAACGAATAAAACTGGCTTCATTTTTAGTTAAGGGAAACACAAAGACCAAAGCCCTATTCATTTTTGATGAACCAACCACGGGTCTTCATATCCACGATATTAAAAAACTATTAAAATCCTTTAATGCGCTTATTGCGAAAGGACATACCGTTATCGTAATTGAGCACAATATGGATCTGGTTAAATGTGCAGACTATGTAATAGATCTAGGTCTGGAAGGTGGCGAAAATGGTGGTTATGTGATTGGAACAGGCACCCCGGAAGAATTGATTAAAATTAAAGAATCCTATACAGCAAAATATTTGAAAGAAAAACTATAA
- a CDS encoding DUF4834 family protein has product MLEASLSGVLKTVLIVLLVYFGLKILIRWFGPILLRYFMRKMGKKFEKQFGQQFGGFQEPQKKKEGKVSIDKKPGKGRKSDKTVGEYIDYEEID; this is encoded by the coding sequence ATGTTGGAAGCATCACTATCTGGAGTATTAAAAACGGTACTCATAGTTTTATTAGTATACTTCGGTCTTAAAATACTTATCCGATGGTTTGGCCCTATTCTTCTTAGATATTTTATGAGGAAAATGGGTAAAAAATTTGAAAAGCAATTTGGGCAGCAGTTTGGTGGATTCCAGGAACCTCAAAAAAAGAAAGAGGGTAAGGTAAGTATTGATAAAAAGCCGGGGAAAGGCAGAAAATCGGATAAAACAGTTGGTGAATATATCGATTACGAAGAAATTGATTAA
- a CDS encoding transporter, producing the protein MIETSLTDMKLKVIFSLFIILAGLNLNAQYTETINSNRPGQSQGAFAVGTNVVQLESGAYFGGDEHAGFRTTTDIWGIDYQLKYGLFFESLEVSLTGAFESQNMTSAFLGSTGETTIANFKSNTIGAKYLIFDPYKTLEEKKPNLYSYYANQKFDWKKLIPAVSIYAGANFAFGDNPYLYRGERKFSPKAAIITQNNWGRWVLVINLIGDKLSEDYPAYTGIVTLTHAVTPNFAVFGEYQGIKNDIYADDIVRAGGAYLVGKNLQFDLSGLLNFKDTPSRWQVAAGISYRLDLHSFDEFLEESNEGNKRRQRSEKLSREKKNKEENENGGF; encoded by the coding sequence TTGATAGAAACCAGCCTAACTGATATGAAATTAAAAGTCATTTTCAGCCTGTTTATCATTTTAGCAGGCCTGAACCTTAACGCGCAGTATACAGAAACGATCAACTCTAACAGACCCGGGCAATCACAAGGCGCATTTGCGGTTGGAACCAATGTAGTGCAACTTGAAAGCGGCGCTTACTTTGGTGGAGATGAACATGCAGGATTTAGAACCACCACAGATATCTGGGGTATAGACTATCAATTAAAATATGGGCTTTTTTTTGAGAGTCTTGAGGTTAGCTTAACAGGTGCTTTTGAATCTCAGAATATGACCTCTGCGTTCCTGGGTAGCACAGGCGAAACGACCATAGCTAATTTTAAATCAAATACGATTGGAGCTAAATACCTTATTTTTGACCCTTATAAAACACTTGAAGAGAAAAAGCCTAATCTTTACAGCTACTACGCAAATCAGAAGTTTGACTGGAAAAAACTGATTCCGGCTGTATCGATCTATGCCGGTGCAAATTTCGCATTTGGGGATAACCCTTATCTCTACCGCGGTGAAAGGAAATTTAGTCCAAAAGCAGCTATAATAACTCAGAATAACTGGGGAAGATGGGTCCTGGTGATCAACCTGATAGGGGATAAATTATCTGAAGACTATCCGGCATATACCGGAATTGTTACTTTAACTCATGCTGTCACTCCCAATTTTGCAGTTTTCGGTGAATATCAGGGTATTAAGAACGATATTTATGCCGATGATATTGTGAGAGCAGGAGGAGCTTATCTGGTAGGTAAGAATCTACAATTTGATCTCTCCGGCCTCTTGAATTTTAAAGATACTCCATCCAGATGGCAAGTTGCCGCAGGAATTTCTTACAGACTAGATCTACATAGTTTTGATGAGTTCCTTGAAGAATCCAATGAAGGCAATAAGCGCCGACAAAGAAGTGAAAAATTAAGTCGTGAGAAAAAGAATAAAGAAGAAAATGAGAATGGTGGTTTTTAG
- a CDS encoding glycosyltransferase family 4 protein, translated as MEKVLIITYYWPPAGGPGVQRWLKFVKYLRDFDIEPVIYIPENPSYPIVDKTFASEVPEDLKIFKKPIFEPYAIAEIFSKKDSETISSGIINREDNQSFIQKLMLYIRGNFFIPDARKFWIKPSVKYLQEELKNNTYKAIITTGPPHSLHLIGLKLKETLNIKWIADFRDPWTNIGYHSKLKLSESSQKKHIELERSVLDSADHIITTSFTTKDEFTGKTSKPITVITNGFESENYGKVQLNNGFQFSHVGSLLSGRNPENLWKAFGELISENKNFKEKFELNLVGKVSQEVVNSIKSNGLESNLNFKSYVSHNEAIKIQRQSTVLLLIEINSVETRGIIPGKIFEYLASRRPVLAVGPKKWDASQILKESDAGEVFLYDDVERIKSYILDLFHLFENGKNMENTADISRFHRKNLTGKLANLIKEL; from the coding sequence ATGGAAAAAGTTCTTATCATTACCTATTATTGGCCTCCAGCGGGTGGGCCCGGAGTTCAGAGATGGCTTAAGTTCGTTAAGTACTTAAGGGATTTTGATATAGAACCTGTAATATATATTCCTGAAAATCCAAGTTACCCTATTGTTGATAAGACCTTTGCTTCTGAAGTACCCGAGGATTTAAAAATATTCAAAAAACCAATTTTTGAACCCTATGCAATCGCTGAAATCTTTTCCAAAAAAGATTCTGAAACCATAAGTTCAGGAATTATTAATCGGGAAGATAATCAGTCATTTATTCAAAAATTGATGCTTTATATACGAGGGAATTTTTTTATTCCTGATGCAAGAAAATTTTGGATAAAGCCTTCGGTGAAATACCTTCAGGAGGAACTGAAAAATAATACTTATAAAGCCATTATAACTACAGGTCCACCGCATAGTCTACATCTGATTGGATTGAAGTTAAAGGAGACTTTAAATATAAAATGGATCGCCGATTTTAGGGATCCATGGACTAATATTGGATATCACTCCAAATTAAAACTGTCGGAAAGTTCACAGAAAAAACATATCGAGCTAGAAAGATCGGTTCTTGATTCGGCAGATCATATTATTACAACGAGTTTTACTACGAAGGATGAATTCACCGGGAAAACTTCCAAACCTATTACAGTAATTACTAATGGTTTTGAGAGTGAGAACTACGGGAAAGTACAATTGAACAATGGTTTTCAATTTTCTCATGTAGGATCTTTACTTTCAGGAAGAAATCCGGAAAACCTTTGGAAAGCTTTTGGAGAACTGATTTCAGAAAATAAGAACTTCAAAGAAAAATTTGAATTGAATCTGGTAGGAAAGGTAAGTCAGGAAGTTGTAAATAGTATAAAATCCAATGGACTGGAATCCAATTTAAATTTCAAGTCTTATGTTTCGCATAACGAAGCGATCAAGATTCAAAGGCAAAGTACAGTACTGTTGCTTATAGAAATCAATTCTGTTGAAACACGGGGAATCATACCTGGAAAAATTTTCGAGTATCTTGCATCCAGGAGACCTGTTCTTGCTGTAGGACCAAAAAAATGGGATGCCAGCCAAATTCTTAAAGAATCTGATGCAGGTGAAGTTTTTCTATACGATGATGTTGAAAGAATCAAATCATATATACTTGATCTTTTTCATCTATTTGAAAATGGAAAAAATATGGAGAACACAGCTGATATTTCCCGTTTTCATAGAAAGAATTTAACCGGGAAATTAGCCAATTTGATCAAGGAGCTTTAA
- a CDS encoding YfhO family protein, which yields MAKLKQFLPHLLVLTGFIILSLFYFNPVLQGKEIFQSDIVQYIGMAKEQNDFRADTGEEPYWTDAAFGGMPTYQLGAHYPHNYVKKLDSLLRFLPRPADYLFLYFIGFYILLLCLKLDYKLAFLGAIAFGFSTYLIIILGVGHNSKAHAIAYMPMVLGGIIAIFRNRNIWSFLLLAVAMALEIQANHFQMTYYLLLLVIVLGIAYLIDAYKKKLIPAYFKSLGIMVLAVVMAIAANATNLLATSEYTDFSTRGESGLSIQPDGSPNEKSGLGYDYITEYSYGILESFNLFVPRFMGGGSSENVGRDSNIYEAIREIGASPAQAANLAENAPTYWGDQTYVKAPAYIGAAVIFLFIFALYLVRGRLKWWIVGAGILALLLSWGRNFGPLTQFFIEYVPLYNKFRAVSSVQVIIELCIPLMAVFGLYRLFDERTKEDEKRHALKWSGIISLGLLSVFLLFKSILFDFSGASDAGLSEQLGMDFVRALKEDRKKIFTADVLRSLIFVALSVGLIWGYLSKKINRNMVIGGFAVLFLVDLIGVDLRYVNRDDFVQAREMEKPYEMQEADAMILQDSSHYRVFDISDNPFNTGRTSYFHNAVGGYHAAKPGRMQDLYDFYISRNNMKILNMLNVKYFIVPTEEGNQAQQNPNAYGNAWFVNDLIWVDNANEEILSLEEIDLLKTAVVNREFKEVVNPDFKMDSTASIELLSQQPNELKYSVNTDTRQFAVFSEMYYQPGWQAYLDGKPVSHVQVNYVLRGMNVPAGEHEITFKFEPAVINTGSTIALISSILLGLILIGGLGYEFKKRNG from the coding sequence ATGGCTAAACTGAAGCAATTCTTACCTCACCTGTTGGTTTTGACAGGTTTTATCATTTTATCATTATTTTATTTTAATCCGGTATTACAGGGAAAAGAAATTTTTCAAAGTGATATAGTTCAATATATCGGGATGGCTAAGGAGCAAAACGACTTCAGGGCCGATACCGGTGAAGAACCTTACTGGACCGATGCGGCATTTGGCGGAATGCCTACCTACCAACTTGGGGCACATTACCCGCATAATTATGTAAAAAAATTAGATAGTCTCCTAAGGTTTTTGCCTAGACCAGCCGACTATTTATTCCTTTATTTTATAGGGTTTTACATTCTTCTCTTATGTCTCAAACTTGATTATAAACTCGCATTTCTTGGTGCAATTGCTTTTGGTTTTTCTACCTATCTCATAATTATACTGGGCGTTGGCCATAACTCCAAAGCGCATGCTATTGCATATATGCCCATGGTTTTAGGGGGTATAATAGCAATTTTCAGGAATAGAAATATATGGAGTTTTTTATTGCTTGCTGTGGCAATGGCATTAGAGATTCAGGCGAATCACTTCCAAATGACTTACTACTTATTATTACTGGTTATCGTTCTGGGTATTGCCTATTTAATAGATGCGTATAAAAAGAAATTGATACCGGCATATTTTAAATCACTTGGAATAATGGTGCTTGCCGTAGTGATGGCTATTGCAGCCAATGCTACCAATCTACTGGCCACAAGTGAATATACAGATTTTAGTACCAGAGGTGAAAGCGGATTGAGTATTCAACCCGATGGAAGTCCTAACGAGAAATCTGGGCTTGGTTATGATTATATAACCGAATATAGTTATGGAATATTGGAAAGCTTCAATTTGTTCGTTCCAAGATTCATGGGTGGAGGCAGCTCTGAGAATGTTGGAAGGGATTCGAATATATATGAAGCCATAAGAGAAATAGGTGCTTCACCTGCACAGGCGGCCAATTTAGCTGAAAATGCTCCAACTTATTGGGGAGATCAAACCTATGTTAAAGCACCTGCCTATATAGGTGCAGCGGTGATATTCCTGTTCATTTTTGCACTTTATCTTGTTCGTGGCCGACTTAAGTGGTGGATTGTGGGAGCAGGAATATTAGCATTGCTTTTAAGCTGGGGTAGAAACTTTGGTCCTTTAACTCAATTCTTTATTGAGTATGTTCCATTATATAATAAGTTCCGTGCGGTTTCCTCTGTTCAGGTCATTATTGAACTATGTATTCCACTCATGGCTGTTTTTGGGCTTTATCGACTTTTTGATGAACGCACAAAAGAAGATGAGAAAAGACATGCTCTCAAATGGAGTGGAATTATAAGCTTAGGTTTATTGAGTGTCTTTTTATTATTTAAATCGATACTGTTTGATTTTTCCGGTGCCAGCGATGCAGGATTGAGTGAACAATTGGGTATGGATTTCGTTAGAGCACTTAAGGAAGACCGAAAAAAAATTTTTACTGCAGATGTTTTAAGGTCTCTAATATTTGTTGCCCTTTCCGTAGGTTTAATCTGGGGTTACCTTTCCAAAAAGATCAATAGAAATATGGTGATTGGGGGCTTTGCAGTTCTCTTTCTGGTAGATCTTATCGGCGTGGATTTGCGTTATGTTAATCGCGACGATTTTGTGCAGGCCAGAGAGATGGAAAAACCTTATGAGATGCAGGAAGCCGATGCAATGATTTTACAGGATTCCTCACATTATCGTGTTTTCGACATTTCCGATAATCCATTTAATACAGGTAGAACATCTTATTTCCATAATGCCGTTGGGGGCTATCACGCTGCCAAGCCTGGAAGAATGCAGGATCTGTACGATTTTTATATTTCCAGGAATAATATGAAAATCCTTAATATGCTCAATGTTAAGTATTTTATAGTTCCTACCGAAGAAGGTAATCAGGCCCAGCAAAATCCAAATGCTTATGGAAATGCCTGGTTTGTAAACGATCTTATTTGGGTTGATAACGCAAATGAAGAAATTCTTAGCCTTGAAGAGATAGATCTTTTAAAAACTGCCGTTGTTAATAGGGAATTCAAAGAAGTGGTGAACCCTGATTTTAAAATGGATTCAACAGCCAGTATTGAATTACTGAGTCAACAACCTAATGAATTAAAGTATTCTGTAAATACTGATACCAGGCAATTCGCCGTTTTTTCTGAAATGTATTATCAACCGGGATGGCAAGCTTATTTAGATGGGAAACCGGTTTCACATGTTCAGGTGAATTATGTTTTACGTGGCATGAATGTTCCGGCAGGGGAGCATGAGATCACCTTTAAATTTGAACCTGCAGTAATAAATACTGGAAGTACAATTGCTCTGATAAGCTCAATTTTACTTGGATTGATCCTTATTGGCGGATTGGGCTATGAATTCAAGAAAAGAAACGGATAA